The following proteins come from a genomic window of Macaca thibetana thibetana isolate TM-01 chromosome 15, ASM2454274v1, whole genome shotgun sequence:
- the KCNV2 gene encoding potassium voltage-gated channel subfamily V member 2 has product MLKQSERRRSWSYKPWNTTENEGSQPRRSICSLGARSGSQASIQGWIEGNYNYYIEEDEDGEEEDQCKDDLAEEDQRAEELTTTKPEGPSDLPALLSTLNVNVGGHSYQLDYCELVSFPKTRLGRLATSTSRSRQLSLCDDYEEQTDEYFFDRDPAVFQLVYNFYLSGVLLVLDELCPRCFLEELGYWGVRLKYTPRCCRICFEERRDELSEQLKIQRELRAQAQVEEAEELFRDMRFYGPQRRRLWNLMEKPFSSVAAKAIGVASSIFVLVSVVALVLNTVEEMQQHSEQDEGGPDLRSILEHVEMLCIGFFTLEYLLRLASTPDLRRFARSALNLVDLVAILPLYLQLLLECFTGENHQRGQTVGSVGKVGQVLRVMRLMRIFRILKLARHSTGLRAFGFTLRQCYQQVGCLLLFIAMGIFTFSAAVYSVEHDVPSTNFTTIPHSWWWAAVSISTVGYGDMYPETHLGRFFAFLCIAFGIILNGMPISILYNKFSDYYSKLKAYEYTAIRRERGEVNFMQRARKKIAECLVGSNPQPTPRQEN; this is encoded by the exons ATGCTGAAACAGAGCGAGAGGAGACGGTCCTGGAGCTACAAGCCCTGGAACACCACGGAGAATGAGGGCAGCCAACCCCGCAGGAGCATTTGCTCCCTGGGGGCCCGTTCTGGCTCCCAGGCCAGCATCCAAGGCTGGATAGAGGGCAACTATAACTACTACATCGAGGAAGACGaagatggggaggaggaagacCAGTGTAAGGATGACCTGGCAGAGGAGGACCAGCGGGCAGAGGAGCTCACCACCACCAAGCCTGAAGGCCCCAGCGACCTTCCGGCCCTGTTGTCCACGCTGAATGTGAATGTGGGCGGCCACAGCTACCAACTGGACTACTGCGAGCTGGTCAGCTTCCCCAAGACGCGCCTAGGTCGTCTGGCCACCTCCACCAGCCGCAGCCGCCAGCTAAGCCTGTGCGACGACTACGAGGAGCAGACGGACGAATACTTCTTCGACCGCGACCCGGCCGTCTTCCAGCTGGTCTACAATTTCTACTTGTCCGGGGTGCTGCTGGTGCTCGACGAGCTGTGTCCACGCTGCTTCCTGGAGGAGCTGGGCTACTGGGGTGTGCGGCTCAAGTACACGCCGCGCTGCTGCCGCATTTGCTTCGAGGAGCGGCGCGACGAGCTGAGCGAACAGCTCAAGATCCAGCGCGAGTTGCGCGCCCAGGCgcaggtggaggaggcagaggagctcTTCCGCGACATGCGCTTCTACGGGCCACAGCGGCGCCGCCTCTGGAACCTCATGGAGAAGCCATTCTCCTCGGTGGCCGCCAAGGCCATCGGGGTGGCCTCCAGCATCTTCGTGCTCGTCTCCGTGGTAGCGCTGGTGCTCAACACCGTCGAGGAGATGCAGCAGCACTCGGAGCAGGACGAGGGCGGCCCAGACCTGCGGTCCATCCTGGAGCACGTGGAGATGCTGTGCATAGGCTTCTTCACACTGGAGTACCTGCTGCGCCTCGCCTCCACACCCGACCTGAGGCGCTTCGCGCGCAGCGCCCTCAACCTGGTGGACCTGGTGGCCATCCTGCCGCTCTACCTTCAGCTGCTGCTCGAGTGCTTCACCGGCGAGAACCACCAACGCGGCCAGACGGTGGGCAGCGTGGGTAAGGTGGGTCAGGTGTTGCGCGTCATGCGCCTCATGCGCATCTTCCGCATCCTGAAGCTGGCGCGCCACTCCACCGGACTGCGCGCCTTCGGCTTCACGCTGCGCCAGTGCTACCAGCAGGTGGGCTGCCTGCTGCTCTTCATCGCCATGGGCATCTTCACTTTCTCCGCAGCCGTCTACTCTGTGGAGCACGATGTGCCCAGCACCAACTTCACCACCATCCCCCACTCCTGGTGGTGGGCCGCG GTGAGCATCTCCACTGTGGGCTATGGAGACATGTACCCAGAGACCCACCTGGGCAGGTTTTTTGCCTTCCTCTGCATTGCTTTCGGGATCATTCTCAACGGGATGCCCATTTCCATCCTCTACAACAAGTTTTCTGATTACTACAGCAAGCTGAAGGCTTATGAGTATACCGCCATACgtagggagagaggagaggtgaaCTTCATGCAGAGAGCCAGAAAGAAGATAGCTGAGTGTTTGGTTGGAAGCAACCCACAGCCCACCCCAAGACAagagaattaa